One window of Nostoc sp. C052 genomic DNA carries:
- the mgtA gene encoding magnesium-translocating P-type ATPase: MNPQLSTFWSLPTDQVLQQMHSTTSGLSRQDAKQRLSEFGANSLKQKHKSSAWMLLLNQFKSPIILILIFAAVLSIFLKDAADAIIILTIVFISGLLGFWQERGASNAVEKLLALVQVKATVLRDGQSQEIPNEEVVRGDIVLLSAGKNIPGDCLVLESKDLSVNEAALTGETYPVDKLSGVLPSETGLSQRTNSLYLGTNVISGTAKAVVVHTGKETEFGKVSERLKLRPSETEFERGLSKFGYFLMEVTLILVVLIFVANVYLHRPVLESFLFSLALAVGLTPQLLPAIVSVNLARGAKKMAKKQVIVKRLPAIENFGSMNVFCTDKTGTLTEGEVKIHSAVDVEGKESDRVLLYAYLNAASESGYVNPIDAAIREYKTFDISGYQKLDEVPYDFNRKRLSILFKQESTHLIITKGALKNILDVCSTVEIGEGKAIAIADQRQKLHQQAEDLGSKGFRALGVAYRDFNQDSFSKDDETNMTFLGYLALFDPPKAGIADTLKELQLLGITPKMITGDSKAVAMSIIQQVGLPEPKALTGSELEKLSDEALMHRVQDTNVFAEVEPNQKERIIIALKKAGNVVGYLGDGINDASALHAADVGISVESAVDVAKEAADIVLMAKDLNVLIEGVKEGRVTFANTLKYVFMATSANFGNMFSMAGISLFLPFLPLLPSQILLTNLLTDFPELTIATDRVDKELVNKPRRMDIKFIRNFMIVFGLLSSIFDYLTFGALLLLLHAQPQQFRTGWFLESVISASLVVLVVRTRQSILNSKPGKYLLAATLATIGVTIIIPWTPLATLLGFQPLPLNFVLVLGAIVLFYVTAAENVKRVFYSYVKF, from the coding sequence ATGAATCCCCAACTCTCCACGTTTTGGAGCTTACCAACGGATCAAGTGCTTCAGCAGATGCACTCCACAACCTCCGGGTTAAGCCGTCAAGATGCTAAACAACGCCTGAGTGAGTTCGGCGCAAACAGCCTCAAACAAAAACACAAATCGAGCGCATGGATGCTGTTGCTTAATCAGTTCAAGAGTCCGATTATCTTGATTCTGATTTTTGCGGCGGTGCTATCGATTTTTCTGAAAGATGCGGCAGATGCCATAATCATTTTGACGATTGTCTTCATCAGTGGGCTATTAGGATTTTGGCAAGAGCGAGGAGCCTCAAACGCCGTCGAAAAATTATTGGCATTGGTGCAAGTTAAAGCAACTGTTTTAAGGGATGGCCAATCTCAAGAAATCCCTAATGAGGAAGTGGTCAGGGGTGACATTGTATTGCTGAGTGCAGGTAAAAATATTCCGGGTGATTGTCTAGTTTTAGAGTCAAAAGACCTATCGGTGAATGAAGCAGCACTGACAGGAGAAACCTATCCGGTTGACAAGCTAAGTGGCGTATTGCCGTCTGAAACTGGACTGAGCCAACGCACCAATTCCCTGTATCTGGGAACTAATGTGATTAGTGGAACGGCGAAAGCAGTAGTCGTTCATACCGGAAAAGAAACTGAATTCGGCAAAGTATCGGAACGCCTGAAACTCAGACCAAGCGAAACCGAATTTGAAAGGGGACTGAGCAAGTTTGGTTACTTTCTGATGGAAGTAACGCTAATTTTGGTAGTGCTAATTTTTGTCGCTAACGTCTACCTCCATCGCCCAGTACTGGAATCCTTTCTATTTTCTCTGGCGCTAGCAGTCGGTTTGACTCCCCAACTACTACCTGCGATCGTTAGCGTTAATCTGGCTCGTGGTGCCAAGAAAATGGCGAAAAAGCAGGTAATTGTGAAGCGCTTACCTGCGATCGAAAACTTTGGCAGCATGAACGTGTTTTGCACCGATAAAACCGGTACGCTGACGGAAGGAGAGGTGAAAATTCACTCTGCGGTTGATGTGGAAGGGAAAGAAAGCGATCGCGTTCTACTTTACGCTTATTTGAATGCCGCATCTGAGTCAGGTTATGTCAATCCCATCGATGCAGCGATTCGTGAATACAAAACATTCGATATTTCTGGCTATCAAAAGCTAGATGAAGTGCCTTATGACTTTAACCGCAAACGTCTAAGCATCTTATTCAAGCAAGAAAGTACGCATCTGATTATTACTAAAGGCGCACTAAAAAATATTTTGGATGTTTGCTCAACCGTTGAGATTGGTGAGGGGAAAGCGATCGCTATTGCAGATCAGCGACAAAAACTTCACCAACAGGCTGAAGACTTGGGCAGTAAGGGATTTAGAGCCTTGGGTGTGGCTTATCGCGATTTTAATCAAGATTCTTTCAGCAAAGACGATGAAACGAACATGACATTTCTCGGCTACCTGGCTCTCTTCGATCCGCCAAAAGCTGGTATCGCTGACACCCTCAAAGAGTTGCAACTGCTAGGAATCACCCCGAAGATGATTACCGGAGATAGCAAGGCGGTGGCGATGAGTATCATTCAGCAGGTAGGATTGCCTGAACCAAAAGCGTTGACAGGCTCCGAACTAGAAAAGCTCAGTGATGAAGCCTTGATGCATCGAGTACAAGATACAAATGTCTTTGCCGAGGTAGAGCCAAACCAAAAAGAGCGCATCATTATCGCCCTCAAAAAAGCGGGGAATGTAGTTGGATATCTGGGAGACGGCATTAACGATGCCTCTGCGCTTCATGCTGCCGATGTTGGCATCTCCGTTGAGAGCGCAGTCGATGTCGCTAAGGAAGCTGCTGATATTGTGTTGATGGCAAAAGATTTAAATGTCCTCATCGAAGGCGTAAAGGAAGGACGGGTGACATTTGCCAACACTTTAAAGTATGTATTTATGGCAACTAGCGCCAATTTTGGCAATATGTTTAGTATGGCAGGAATTTCTCTGTTTTTACCCTTTTTGCCATTGCTACCCAGTCAGATTTTGCTGACAAACCTACTTACCGATTTCCCGGAATTGACGATCGCAACAGATCGGGTAGATAAGGAATTAGTCAATAAACCTCGCCGGATGGATATCAAATTTATCCGCAACTTCATGATTGTGTTTGGTTTGTTGAGTTCAATATTTGATTATCTCACCTTTGGGGCGCTGCTGTTGCTGCTGCACGCTCAACCACAACAGTTTAGAACAGGCTGGTTTTTGGAGTCTGTCATCTCTGCGTCGCTGGTTGTGCTAGTCGTTCGTACCCGCCAATCTATTCTCAACAGTAAGCCGGGAAAATACTTGTTGGCGGCAACACTGGCGACTATTGGAGTGACAATAATCATTCCCTGGACACCGTTGGCAACTTTACTCGGATTTCAACCGTTGCCGTTGAATTTTGTGTTGGTTCTGGGAGCGATCGTGTTGTTCTACGTGACTGCGGCGGAGAATGTCAAGCGAGTGTTTTACAGCTACGTAAAATTTTAA
- a CDS encoding potassium channel family protein, producing the protein MSYLNQRSKPALDRERSEVLQQLEDWLETPMLVLGFAWLGLFIVELVWGLNPLLEAIAAIIWIAFIVDFGIKFLLAPHRISYLQHNWLTAFSLFIPALRIFRIVRVMQSLQSVHAVRGLQLLRVMTRTNKGMRVLGASIGRRGFGYVVGLTIIVTLIGAAGIYTFERELPDGTITDYGTALWWTAMVMTTIGSDYFPKTAEGRVLCFFLALYAFAISGYVTATLATFFVGQDAENNEAELAGVKSIKALQAEITALRTEIQALARRDLNNS; encoded by the coding sequence ATGAGCTATCTGAACCAACGGTCAAAGCCCGCATTAGATCGAGAGCGCAGTGAGGTGTTGCAACAGTTGGAAGATTGGCTAGAAACGCCGATGCTGGTGTTGGGCTTTGCTTGGTTAGGACTTTTTATTGTTGAGCTAGTTTGGGGACTGAATCCTCTATTAGAAGCGATCGCTGCTATCATTTGGATCGCCTTTATCGTAGATTTTGGGATCAAATTTCTCCTCGCTCCTCACAGAATTTCCTACCTTCAACATAATTGGTTGACCGCTTTTTCACTGTTTATTCCAGCGCTGCGAATCTTTCGGATTGTGCGAGTCATGCAGTCTTTGCAATCAGTTCATGCGGTTCGAGGGTTACAGTTGTTGCGAGTGATGACACGAACCAACAAAGGAATGCGAGTCCTGGGAGCCAGTATTGGGCGGCGAGGGTTTGGTTATGTGGTGGGATTAACTATAATTGTCACTCTAATTGGAGCGGCTGGAATTTATACGTTTGAGCGCGAACTTCCTGATGGCACTATTACCGATTATGGTACTGCGCTATGGTGGACGGCAATGGTAATGACTACGATCGGGTCTGATTACTTTCCGAAAACGGCAGAAGGGCGGGTGCTATGTTTTTTCCTGGCACTGTACGCCTTTGCGATCAGTGGTTATGTGACGGCAACCCTGGCAACATTCTTTGTTGGTCAGGATGCCGAGAATAATGAAGCAGAACTGGCGGGTGTGAAATCAATTAAAGCCTTGCAAGCAGAAATTACCGCACTGCGAACCGAGATTCAAGCCTTAGCACGACGAGATTTAAATAATTCGTAA
- a CDS encoding chaperone modulator CbpM, whose product MTFSLSKTVVSLEGEQLYSFEYAALITKTSITLVKFYVELGVIEPIGSMLHSREIARIAQIQRLRRDLGLNLVGAAMVLDMTSEIAQLRAQLKMYQSHSSNSL is encoded by the coding sequence ATGACCTTCAGCCTTTCAAAAACCGTGGTTTCACTCGAAGGTGAGCAACTCTACAGCTTTGAATATGCTGCATTAATCACTAAGACTTCGATTACGCTGGTGAAGTTTTACGTTGAGTTAGGCGTAATCGAACCCATTGGCTCTATGCTGCATTCCCGCGAAATTGCGCGAATTGCTCAGATTCAACGCTTGCGTCGAGATTTGGGGCTGAACTTAGTCGGAGCGGCAATGGTGTTAGATATGACAAGTGAAATCGCTCAATTACGGGCACAGCTAAAAATGTATCAGTCTCATTCATCGAACTCATTATGA
- a CDS encoding DnaJ C-terminal domain-containing protein, translating into MPTTTDFKDYYAILGVSKTATPEEIKRTYRKLARKYHPDLNPGDNDAETKFKELNEANEVLSDPEKRQKYDRFGQHWNNPGYTETPTPSGTNVATSDFDQYGDFDSFINDLLGRTRRKTSTGGFDDFGGGFHSQAPAPDTEAAIALTFSEAFHGVQKRLQLDEETINVRIPAGAKPGSRIRLKGKGRPSPFSQQRGDLYLTIEVLTHPFYRFEGDNLVCDIPIRPDEAVLGAEISVPTPDGSVTMKVPKGVRSGQSLRLRGKGWTLPKGGRGDLFAKLQIVTPQDLSAIEQEYYEKIQANTSFNPRTQLEEIKL; encoded by the coding sequence ATGCCAACTACAACAGATTTTAAAGACTACTATGCCATTTTGGGAGTAAGCAAAACTGCAACCCCTGAAGAAATCAAACGGACTTACCGCAAGCTTGCCCGCAAATATCATCCTGACCTCAATCCTGGAGACAATGACGCAGAAACAAAGTTTAAAGAACTAAACGAAGCGAATGAAGTACTCTCCGATCCAGAGAAGCGGCAAAAGTACGATCGCTTTGGTCAGCACTGGAATAATCCTGGTTACACTGAAACGCCGACACCTAGCGGAACTAATGTTGCGACGAGCGACTTCGATCAGTACGGCGATTTTGATTCGTTTATCAACGATCTGCTGGGTCGAACGAGACGTAAAACCTCCACTGGAGGCTTTGATGATTTTGGTGGGGGATTTCATTCTCAAGCACCCGCACCGGATACTGAAGCTGCGATCGCACTCACATTTTCTGAAGCGTTTCACGGTGTCCAGAAGCGTTTGCAACTCGACGAGGAAACGATCAACGTCCGCATTCCCGCAGGTGCAAAACCAGGTAGTCGAATTCGCCTCAAGGGTAAAGGTCGTCCTAGTCCGTTCTCTCAACAGCGTGGCGATTTATATCTAACTATCGAAGTGTTAACCCATCCCTTCTATCGATTTGAGGGCGATAACCTCGTTTGTGACATTCCAATTCGCCCCGATGAAGCGGTTTTAGGGGCAGAAATTAGCGTACCAACCCCCGATGGCAGCGTGACAATGAAAGTTCCCAAAGGCGTGCGATCGGGGCAATCGCTGAGACTGCGCGGCAAAGGCTGGACATTGCCAAAAGGGGGACGAGGTGATTTATTTGCCAAACTTCAGATTGTCACCCCGCAAGACCTGAGTGCGATCGAACAAGAATACTACGAAAAAATCCAGGCAAACACTAGCTTTAACCCACGTACCCAATTAGAGGAGATAAAATTATGA
- a CDS encoding ZIP family metal transporter, whose amino-acid sequence MQEFLFALTLSALPVASNFMGAMIAEALPSSKQTLGLALHATAGVLLAIASTELIPRVLIAKPVWAAILALFLGGAFFVWINQLLKLSKNRLRGVDHNSVSWVIFLSIAIDLFGDGLMIGTSLTIAPHLGVMLTSGRVVAHIPEGFVTNAEFKSQNMPRTQRFWLLAAFLIPVWLGATLGYWGLRGQTDLPKLIVLAFTTGTLMVAIVEEILPEAHQTQDTNLSTLTFIGSFALSMLFSSYLE is encoded by the coding sequence ATGCAGGAATTTCTATTTGCTCTGACACTATCAGCTTTGCCCGTTGCCAGCAACTTCATGGGAGCAATGATTGCTGAAGCTTTACCGTCATCAAAACAAACATTAGGGCTTGCACTGCACGCTACTGCTGGCGTACTGCTAGCGATCGCATCTACCGAACTGATACCGAGAGTCCTTATCGCTAAACCTGTTTGGGCAGCTATTCTAGCGTTGTTTTTAGGTGGAGCTTTTTTTGTGTGGATTAATCAGCTTCTCAAATTAAGCAAAAATCGACTGCGTGGGGTCGATCATAATAGTGTTAGTTGGGTGATTTTTCTGAGCATTGCTATTGACTTATTTGGCGATGGCTTAATGATTGGCACCAGTTTGACGATCGCACCTCATCTAGGGGTGATGCTGACATCGGGGAGAGTTGTGGCTCACATTCCCGAAGGATTTGTCACCAACGCAGAGTTTAAGAGTCAAAATATGCCGCGAACACAGCGATTTTGGTTACTTGCGGCGTTTCTTATCCCTGTTTGGCTGGGCGCGACGCTGGGCTATTGGGGATTGCGCGGACAAACTGATCTGCCCAAGTTAATTGTACTTGCATTTACAACAGGCACTTTAATGGTGGCGATCGTTGAAGAAATTCTTCCCGAAGCGCATCAAACTCAAGATACAAACTTATCTACGTTGACGTTTATCGGGAGTTTTGCACTTTCAATGTTGTTCTCATCTTATCTTGAATAG
- a CDS encoding DUF6544 family protein, which translates to MWMKWIAMIGVLIIVCLGLAAIYGSYRWQSNTDNLRAKLINGRRTIKPQIYEQKEIEGLPDPVQRFFRTVLKDGQAIVAVVKLSQQGQFNLNETEAKWNPFTATQLVVTQCPGFDWDARIQMAPGVNAFVHDTYLLGEGSLHASLLGLFTVAKMHGAPENNQGELLRYFAETIWYPTALLPSQGVRWEAINDTSARATLTDGATTVSLVFQFNAEGTIATCRAEARYRDKLTAMPWVGRFWEYSVCNGMLIPLEGEVGWEYPEGTRLYFKGRTTEIHYEFAS; encoded by the coding sequence ATGTGGATGAAATGGATTGCAATGATTGGTGTTTTAATCATAGTCTGCCTCGGACTTGCCGCGATCTATGGTAGCTATCGCTGGCAGTCAAACACTGATAACTTACGAGCCAAATTAATAAATGGACGGCGAACAATTAAGCCCCAAATCTATGAGCAAAAAGAAATTGAAGGCTTACCAGATCCCGTACAGCGATTTTTTCGGACAGTACTCAAGGATGGACAAGCGATCGTGGCTGTGGTCAAGCTCTCTCAACAAGGACAGTTCAATCTGAATGAAACGGAAGCCAAATGGAATCCGTTTACCGCCACTCAGCTTGTCGTCACTCAATGTCCAGGTTTTGATTGGGATGCACGCATCCAGATGGCTCCAGGAGTTAATGCCTTTGTTCATGATACATATCTGTTAGGGGAAGGCAGCTTACACGCATCATTACTCGGTCTTTTCACCGTTGCAAAAATGCACGGTGCGCCTGAAAACAATCAAGGTGAATTGTTGCGGTACTTTGCAGAAACTATTTGGTATCCCACTGCCCTATTACCCAGTCAGGGTGTGCGCTGGGAAGCAATTAATGATACCTCTGCTCGCGCTACTTTGACGGATGGTGCAACCACTGTTTCCCTAGTGTTTCAGTTTAATGCTGAAGGGACGATCGCTACTTGTCGGGCTGAGGCTCGTTATCGTGACAAGCTGACTGCTATGCCTTGGGTCGGTCGATTCTGGGAATATTCAGTTTGTAATGGGATGCTTATTCCCTTAGAAGGCGAGGTGGGATGGGAGTATCCAGAAGGCACTCGGCTCTATTTTAAAGGAAGAACTACAGAGATTCACTATGAGTTTGCGTCTTGA
- a CDS encoding head GIN domain-containing protein — MRSKLYGLAACLAALSMFAGCSFNLGKLRGSGIVKTESREVAGFSSISFKSVGRVRVQQTGKESLTISAEDNILPLLESRVKDRILYLGIANDSSFDPTKPIEFVLEVKSLESLNIDGVGSIEAKGIQGKQLSVSLDGVGSMTIAGSADVLDLSLSGVGSFKGEEFKTKQATVRHSGVGSAVVNVSDQLDATVSGVGSVEYIGSPQVRESVKGVGSVKKR; from the coding sequence ATGAGATCAAAGCTATACGGTTTAGCTGCGTGTTTGGCAGCTTTGAGTATGTTTGCAGGCTGCTCTTTTAACTTGGGTAAGCTCAGAGGATCTGGAATCGTCAAAACCGAATCTAGAGAAGTGGCTGGATTTTCATCCATTTCCTTTAAATCCGTGGGTAGGGTCAGGGTGCAGCAGACGGGAAAAGAATCCCTGACTATTAGCGCTGAAGACAACATCCTTCCGCTTTTAGAGAGTCGCGTGAAAGATCGCATCTTGTATCTGGGCATTGCAAATGATTCCTCTTTCGACCCGACCAAGCCGATTGAGTTTGTTTTGGAGGTCAAGAGTCTGGAAAGCTTGAACATAGATGGAGTCGGCAGTATTGAAGCTAAGGGTATTCAAGGCAAACAGTTATCAGTTTCTCTTGATGGCGTGGGTAGTATGACGATCGCAGGAAGCGCTGATGTACTAGACCTTAGCCTTTCTGGGGTCGGAAGCTTTAAGGGCGAGGAGTTTAAGACTAAACAGGCTACGGTTCGCCATAGCGGCGTGGGGAGTGCGGTGGTCAATGTGAGCGATCAGTTAGATGCAACGGTATCTGGCGTGGGGTCAGTAGAGTATATTGGTTCTCCCCAAGTTCGGGAATCCGTGAAAGGGGTGGGATCAGTCAAAAAACGGTAG
- a CDS encoding nitroreductase, with product MTTSYLLSDKRNLLRTDIKPANNNKETLKPDEKDILFLASLAPSGHNTQPWFVQYLEPYHWIIGNDKSKWLLAVDPTQRETILSIGTFIQNLEYAASSFGYDCQWNLLAKTNQDEQVMEVNLIKKELINAFDIAKIKNRRTVRSNFLSNVLKPEDIKYLVNSESEFIHYLPVTSKESQFINEQTIVANRLQSDRDPAQQELADWIRFSSKDAEKYRDGLTTASMEIEGFSGWVVRNFYSKDNVMKKDFRETGLDKVKQEVSKSAGWILITSKDNSVATLLETGRRMQRLFLKVREKSIAIHPMTQILEEASTRETLNQSIGISENIQFILRSGYVKNYPSPVSLRRPVDWFIRK from the coding sequence GTGACAACATCTTATTTGTTGAGTGATAAAAGGAATCTTTTAAGGACGGATATAAAACCAGCAAACAATAACAAAGAAACTCTTAAACCGGATGAAAAAGACATTCTGTTTCTCGCCTCACTTGCGCCGAGTGGACACAACACGCAGCCGTGGTTTGTTCAATATCTCGAACCTTATCACTGGATTATCGGCAACGATAAAAGTAAATGGCTACTTGCCGTTGACCCGACTCAGAGAGAAACGATTTTATCAATCGGTACTTTTATTCAAAATCTGGAATATGCCGCTAGTTCTTTTGGCTATGACTGTCAGTGGAATTTGCTAGCTAAGACCAATCAAGACGAACAGGTGATGGAAGTAAACCTGATCAAAAAAGAGTTGATAAATGCTTTTGATATCGCAAAAATAAAAAATCGTCGCACTGTTCGTTCTAATTTTTTAAGTAATGTGCTGAAACCAGAAGATATCAAATATCTTGTCAATTCAGAATCGGAATTTATTCATTATCTGCCTGTTACCAGTAAAGAAAGTCAATTTATCAACGAACAAACTATCGTTGCCAACCGCCTTCAATCCGATCGCGACCCAGCGCAGCAAGAATTAGCCGACTGGATCAGATTCTCTAGTAAGGATGCTGAGAAATATCGTGACGGGCTGACAACTGCAAGCATGGAAATAGAAGGATTTTCTGGCTGGGTGGTGCGGAACTTTTATAGTAAAGATAATGTAATGAAAAAGGATTTCCGAGAGACAGGGCTTGATAAAGTTAAACAGGAAGTGTCGAAATCGGCAGGTTGGATTCTCATTACCAGTAAAGACAATTCGGTGGCGACATTGCTGGAAACTGGCAGACGAATGCAAAGACTTTTCCTGAAAGTGCGGGAAAAGAGTATTGCGATTCATCCGATGACTCAGATATTAGAAGAAGCCTCAACGAGAGAAACTCTAAATCAATCAATTGGGATTAGCGAAAATATTCAATTTATCTTGCGGTCGGGTTATGTAAAAAATTATCCGTCGCCAGTTTCACTACGCCGCCCCGTTGATTGGTTTATACGGAAATGA
- a CDS encoding ferrochelatase, which translates to MIISHQSQATQPVGTQNSDRVAVLLAGYGEVQSYRALSVYNQAATKYIASQFVPIPEWLYPLAGWFLALQDLYNFGVKHNHFISPENEIFEKQRLGIEEQLQHQWGNRVQVFKGFYFCKPFVQEVVTDIIEQGFQNLLIYPMLVVDSAFTGKIAVEQVNEVIAATASINQPEHSLFKAIRYIPAFATEPAYIDLMARRIKETLNQLFVGRFFESQIGIILTVHGGPEKAQGLLTGVIDGQALYDGVEAQLQHQYPLVSIGWVNHDTPFINWSQPDLKQAAKSLITAGAQTILFKPLGWVTDNYETILDVEDAIQSLQRQYPTVTYTRLDCINDDPDFLKIAAEWANPHIEAMLSVPQHHEHIQTRRLDFD; encoded by the coding sequence ATGATTATTAGTCATCAATCTCAAGCGACGCAACCCGTCGGAACCCAAAATAGCGATCGCGTTGCAGTTTTGCTCGCAGGGTATGGTGAAGTGCAATCTTACCGCGCTCTGAGTGTTTACAACCAAGCTGCAACAAAGTATATTGCATCTCAGTTTGTGCCGATTCCAGAATGGCTATATCCTCTTGCTGGTTGGTTTCTCGCACTTCAAGATTTGTACAATTTTGGAGTCAAGCACAATCATTTCATATCGCCCGAAAATGAAATTTTTGAAAAACAACGTCTTGGTATTGAGGAACAGTTACAACACCAATGGGGAAATCGGGTGCAAGTGTTCAAAGGATTTTATTTCTGTAAACCCTTTGTGCAAGAAGTTGTAACAGATATCATTGAGCAAGGCTTTCAGAATTTGCTAATTTATCCAATGCTTGTGGTCGATTCTGCATTCACGGGCAAAATAGCTGTCGAGCAAGTCAATGAAGTTATTGCTGCAACTGCATCTATAAATCAGCCTGAACATTCGCTATTCAAGGCAATTCGATATATTCCAGCCTTTGCAACTGAACCTGCGTACATTGATTTGATGGCGCGTCGAATTAAGGAAACTCTGAATCAGCTATTTGTTGGCCGCTTTTTTGAGTCTCAGATTGGCATTATATTAACGGTTCACGGTGGCCCAGAAAAAGCGCAAGGACTGTTAACTGGGGTAATTGATGGACAAGCCCTTTATGATGGCGTGGAAGCACAGTTGCAGCATCAATATCCGCTCGTCTCCATCGGTTGGGTGAATCATGACACACCTTTCATTAATTGGTCACAGCCCGATCTGAAACAAGCCGCCAAAAGTTTGATTACAGCAGGGGCCCAAACTATTTTATTTAAACCCCTTGGCTGGGTGACAGATAATTATGAAACCATTCTCGATGTCGAAGATGCTATTCAATCTTTGCAGCGTCAATATCCAACGGTGACTTACACACGGCTTGATTGTATCAATGACGATCCTGATTTTCTGAAAATAGCCGCAGAATGGGCAAATCCTCACATTGAAGCCATGCTGTCAGTGCCGCAACACCACGAGCATATTCAAACTAGAAGACTTGATTTTGACTGA
- a CDS encoding PepSY domain-containing protein produces the protein MTTSKKNSKYFQDIRRFHRILAPIMLLPLLLTAITGSVYQIVDLAGKGDAFDWLLNLHKGHFGALNLEVIYPFLNALGLLILIFTGISMWLHLRRTSKKQPTQA, from the coding sequence ATGACAACCTCCAAAAAGAACAGCAAATATTTTCAAGATATTCGCCGTTTTCATCGCATACTTGCTCCCATTATGTTGTTGCCTTTATTGCTGACAGCTATTACAGGATCGGTTTATCAGATCGTTGATTTGGCAGGCAAAGGAGATGCATTTGACTGGTTATTAAATTTGCACAAGGGACATTTTGGGGCACTTAATCTAGAAGTAATTTACCCCTTCCTGAATGCTCTCGGCTTGCTGATATTAATTTTTACGGGAATTTCTATGTGGCTTCATCTACGACGTACTTCTAAAAAACAACCTACTCAGGCTTAA
- a CDS encoding HdeD family acid-resistance protein has protein sequence MRVIEPETDEQVVNSGWTNAIPLVAVGIAILMIVLGIIAIAFPFFASVASTLIFGWIFIFAGITQVAYAFQSRGAGKVIGKLILGLLYLLSGILVVVNPFEGVLALTLVLGITIFVQGVIQVAIAFQMRRISSNWGLMLVSGIIGIIFGIFIWSNFPSNAVWLIGTFIGINLLFDGVWMLTLHSGQRRALQ, from the coding sequence ATGAGAGTTATTGAGCCTGAAACTGATGAGCAAGTTGTTAATTCTGGATGGACAAATGCGATACCCTTGGTAGCCGTAGGCATCGCTATTCTCATGATCGTGTTGGGCATCATTGCAATTGCATTTCCTTTCTTTGCTAGCGTTGCTTCAACCTTAATATTTGGCTGGATATTCATCTTTGCTGGAATTACTCAAGTTGCTTATGCCTTTCAATCAAGAGGTGCAGGTAAAGTTATCGGGAAGCTGATTCTAGGTCTTTTGTATCTCCTATCTGGAATTTTAGTAGTGGTAAATCCATTTGAAGGGGTGCTTGCCCTGACATTAGTGTTGGGTATTACTATTTTTGTGCAAGGCGTGATTCAAGTGGCGATCGCATTTCAAATGCGTCGGATTTCATCTAACTGGGGATTAATGCTTGTAAGCGGAATCATCGGCATTATTTTCGGTATTTTCATTTGGTCTAACTTTCCATCTAACGCAGTTTGGCTGATTGGCACTTTCATTGGCATCAATCTTTTATTCGATGGAGTTTGGATGCTAACTCTGCATTCAGGACAGCGCCGCGCTTTACAGTAG